The Solanum lycopersicum chromosome 6, SLM_r2.1 genome has a window encoding:
- the LOC101267123 gene encoding uncharacterized protein isoform X2 has product MKNSRNHHSAIETAVSSSSSAEQSHPAVAPPSMTSSPATSSSEKPTAPVEDVAASRDPTSVTAAVAEFVTVERRSAYGAVCKWAIANFTRVKARALWSKYFEVGGFDCRLLVYPKGDSQALPGYISVYLQIMDPRNTTSSKWDCFASYRLAIDNPTDSSKSIHRDSWHRFSSKKKSHGWCDFTPSNSILDPKLGFLFNNDCILITADILILNESVSFSRDNNELQSNSLSNVVVTASSGDVLSGKFTWKVHNFSLFKEMIKTQKIMSPVFPAGECNLRISVYQSAVNGVEYLSMCLESKDTEKTLISDRSCWCLFRMSVLNQKPGLNHMHRDSYGRFAADNKSGDNTSLGWNDYMKMVDFMGSDSGFLVDDTAVFSTSFHVIKELSSFSKNGGLVGVRNGGGSRKSDGHMGKFTWRIENFTRLKDILKKRKITGLCIKSRRFQIGNRDCRLIVYPRGQSQPPCHLSVFLEVTDSRNSNSDWSCFVSHRLSVVNQKMEEKSVTKESQNRYSKAAKDWGWREFVTLTSLFDQDSGFLVQDTVVFSAEVLILKESSIVQESVVEDIELANAGAHLDEAGKRSSFTWKVENFLSFKEIMETRKIFSKYFQAGGCELRIGVYESFDTICIYLESDQSIGSDPEKNFWVKYRMAILNQKSHSKTVWKESSICTKTWNNSVLQFMKIPEMLESDAGFLVRDTVVFVCEILDCCPWFDFADLEVLASDDDQDALTTDPDELIDSEDSEGISDEEDIFRNLLSGAGFHLTYGDNPSQPQVTLREKLLMDAGAIAGFLTGLRVYLDDPAKVKRLLLPTNISGCSDGKKVNKNDKSSPSLMNLLMGVKVLQQAIVDLLLDIMVECCQPSEGSSSSGSSEVNPKTFPNGNGAGSQLGSDRANGANEPLQLYTHDRLDTVTDESMNSSAVQSSDIDGINAHERAFNGKPMHPHPPETSAGGSSENPSLRTKTKWPEQSEELLGLIVNSLRALDGAVPQGCPEPRRRPQSAEKIALVLDKAPKHLQPDLVALVPKLVEHSEHPLAAYALLERLQKPDAEPALMIPVFGALGQLECSSDVWERVLFQSFDLLVDSIDEPLAATVDFIFKAALHCHHLPEAVRAVRIRLKKLGNEVSPCVLDYLSRTVNSCSDVAKAILRDIDCENKSGDNCSAVPCGIFLFGESCHTSERPREVDEQAFLSNHHFSDIYILIDMLSIQCLALEASQTFERTVARGAIVAQSVAMVLERRFARRLNLTSQYVENFPHTDVIVEGETIEQLTAQRDDFTSILGLAETLALSRDPRVKGFVKLLYTILFKWYADESYRLRILKRLVDRLTISRESACEVDLYMEILIILMCEEQEIVRPVLTMMREVAELANVDRAALWHQLCAIEDEIMRIREEREVENASMAKEKSIMSQKLNESEATNNRLKSEMRIEMDRFARERKELAEQIQEVESQLDWLRSERDEKIAKLTAEKRAIQDRLHDAEAQLSQLKSRKRDELKRVMKEKNALAERLKNAEAARKRFDEELKRYATEKVTREELRKSLEDEVRRLTQTVGQTEEEKREKEEQVARCEAFIDGMESKLEACEQYIRQLEASLQEEMSRHAPLYGAGLEALSMNELETLSRIHEEGLRQIHVIQQRNGSPAGSPLGPTLQFRISVAGNHLVDIEDW; this is encoded by the exons atgaaAAACAGCCGCAACCACCATTCCGCCATCGAAACGGCCgtttcttcatcatcatcagctGAGCAATCTCACCCGGCTGTTGCCCCACCTTCTATGACATCATCACCTGCCACCTCATCATCGGAGAAACCAACGGCACCGGTGGAGGATGTAGCTGCTTCTCGTGACCCTACCTCCGTCACTGCAGCGGTGGCGGAGTTTGTCACAGTTGAGCGGCGGAGTGCTTACGGCGCCGTTTGCAAATGGGCAATAGCCAATTTTACAAGAGTAAAGGCTAGGGCCTTATGGAGCAAGTACTTTGAAGTCGGCGGTTTCGATTGCCGTTTGCTAGTTTACCCTAAAGGTGACTCACAGGCATTGCCTGGTTATATTTCTGTATACCTTCAAATTATGGACCCTCGCAATACAACCTCGTCCAAATGGGACTGTTTTGCCAGTTATCGTCTTGCCATTGACAACCCTACTGATTCCTCAAAGTCCATTCATCGTGATTCATGGCATCGATTCTCTTCCAAAAAGAAATCTCATGGATGGTGTGATTTTACTCCTTCCAATTCCATATTAGACCCTAAATTAGGGTTTTTATTCAACAATGATTGCATTCTTATCACTGCTGATATACTTATACTTAATGAATCAGTTAGCTTTTCACGTGATAACAATGAATTGCAGTCAAATTCTCTTTCCAATGTAGTGGTTACTGCTTCCTCTGGGGATGTTCTTAGTGGGAAATTTACTTGGAAGGTTCATAATTTTAGCTTGTTTAAAGAAATGATAAAGACTCAGAAAATTATGAGCCCTGTGTTTCCAGCTGGGGAGTGTAATTTGAGGATTAGTGTGTATCAAAGCGCGGTAAATGGGGTTGAGTATTTGTCTATGTGTTTAGAGAGTAAGGATACAGAGAAGACATTGATTTCGGATCGAAGTTGTTGGTGCTTGTTTAGAATGTCAGTGTTGAATCAGAAGCCGGGCTTGAATCACATGCACCGGGATTCATATGGAAGGTTTGCTGCTGATAATAAGAGTGGGGATAACACAAGTTTGGGATGGAACGATTATATGAAAATGGTGGATTTTATGGGATCAGATTCAGGGTTCTTGGTAGATGACACTGCTGTTTTTAGCACTTCGTTCCATGTTATTAAAGAGCTTAGTAGCTTTTCGAAGAATGGGGGACTGGTTGGAGTGAGGAATGGGGGTGGTTCCAGGAAATCTGATGGTCACATGGGAAAGTTTACATGGAGGATTGAAAACTTCACAAGGTTGAAggatattttaaagaaaaggaAGATTACTGGGCTTTGCATAAAGAGCAGGAGGTTTCAGATTGGTAACCGGGATTGTCGGCTGATTGTTTACCCCAGAG GGCAGTCTCAGCCACCATGCCATCTTTCAGTGTTTCTTGAAGTTACAGATTCGAGGAACAGTAACAGTGATTGGAGTTGTTTTGTGAGCCATCGGTTGTCTGTTGTGAACCAAAAAATGGAGGAGAAGTCTGTCACCAAGGAATCTCAGAACCGATACTCTAAAGCTGCAAAAGACTGGGGTTGGCGTGAATTTGTGACTCTCACTAGTCTCTTTGATCAAGATTCTGGATTTCTCGTTCAGGATACAGTCGTGTTTTCTGCAGAAGTCCTTATCTTGAAGGAGTCGTCCATCGTTCAAGAATCGGTAGTTGAGGATATTGAGCTAGCAAATGCTGGTGCTCATCTGGACGAAGCTGGGAAAAGAAGTTCATTTACTTGGAAGGTGGAGAATTTCTTGTCCTTCAAAGAGATAATGGAAACACGGAAAATATTTAGCAAATATTTCCAAGCAGGTGGATGTGAGCTTCGTATTG GTGTATATGAATCTTTTGACACTATATGTATTTATCTGGAGAGTGATCAGTCTATTGGCAGTGATCCGGAGAAGAATTTTTGGGTTAAATACAGGATGGCGATTCTGAACCAGAAAAGTCATTCTAAAACTGTATGGAAGGAGTCCTCCATTTGCACTAAAACTTGGAATAATTCTGTTCTTCAATTCATGAAGATACCAGAGATGTTGGAATCAGATGCGGGGTTTCTTGTACGTGATACAGTTGTCTTTGTGTGTGAAATTTTGGACTGTTGCCCTTGGTTTGACTTTGCTGACCTAGAG GTGTTGGCTTCTGACGATGATCAAGATGCTCTGACAACTGACCCTGATGAGCTCATTGACTCAGAAGATAGCGAAGGGATCAGTGATGAAGAAGATATCTTCAGAAATCTTCTCTCTGGAGCTGGGTTTCACCTCACATATGGGGATAATCCATCGCAGCCACAGGTCACTCTAAGGGAGAAACTCCTTATGGATGCCGGTGCAATAGCTGGGTTCTTGACGGGACTTCGTGTGTATCTTGATGACCCTGCTAAAGTAAAGCGTCTACTCCTTCCTACTAATATATCTGGTTGTAGTGATGGAAAGAAGGTAAATAAGAATGACAAATCCTCCCCCAGCTTGATGAACTTGCTGATGGGGGTAAAAGTGTTGCAGCAAGCAATCGTTGATCTACTGTTGGATATTATGGTTGAATGTTGCCAACCCTCCGAGGGAAGTTCGAGTAGTGGGTCATCTGAAGTGAATCCTAAAACTTTTCCAAATGGAAATGGAGCAGGTAGTCAATTGGGGTCTGATAGAGCTAATGGTGCAAATGAACCTTTGCAACTTTACACCCATGATAGACTGGATACGGTGACGGATGAGAGCATGAACTCATCTGCTGTTCAGAGCTCAGATATTGATGGGATTAATGCACATGAAAGGGCATTCAACGGGAAACCTATGCATCCGCATCCGCCAGAAACATCTGCTGGCGGTTCCTCTGAAAATCCTTCCCTTCGTACTAAG ACCAAATGGCCAGAGCAGTCTGAGGAGCTTCTTGGACTGATAGTGAACTCCCTAAGAGCACTTGATGGAGCTGTTCCACAAGGTTGTCCTGAGCCGAGGAGGAGGCCACAGTCAGCCGAAAAGATAGCCCTTGTATTGGATAAAGCTCCGAAGCATCTACAGCCGGACCTAGTTGCTTTGGTTCCAAAATTGGTTGAGCATTCAGAACATCCACTTGCTGCTTATGCGCTTCTAGAACGACTTCAGAAGCCAGATGCTGAACCTGCATTAATGATTCCA GTCTTTGGTGCACTCGGGCAGTTGGAGTGTAGCAGTGATGTGTGGGAACGTGTCCTTTTCCAGTCATTTGATCTTTTAGTGGATTCCATTGATGAACCTCTTGCTGCAACTGTTGACTTCATATTCAAGGCTGCACTGCATTGTCATCATCTTCCAGAAGCA GTCAGAGCTGTACGTATCCGGCTGAAAAAACTAGGCAATGAAGTCTCCCCATGTGTTCTTGATTATTTGAGCCGAACTGTAAATAGCTGTTCAGATGTTGCTAAAGCTATTCTAAGAGATATTGACTGCGAGAATAAGTCTGGTGATAATTGCTCGGCTGTACCATGTGGGATTTTCTTATTTGGTGAAAGTTGTCATACTTCTGAAAGACCACGTGAAGTGGATGAGCAAGCTTTCCTTTCCAATCATCATTTTTCCGATATTTATATACTCATTGATATGTTATCAATTCAATGTCTTGCCCTTGAAGCTTCCCAAACATTTGAGAGAACTGTAGCTCGAGGGGCTATTGTGGCTCAGTCTGTAGCCATGGTCTTGGAAAGACGTTTTGCCCGGAGATTAAATTTGACCTCTCAATATGTTGAAAATTTTCCGCATACTGACGTGATTGTGGAAGGGGAAACGATTGAGCAATTGACAGCCCAGCGAGATGATTTTACATCAATTCTTGGTCTTGCTGAGACATTGGCACTCTCTAGAGATCCACGTGTAAAAGGTTTTGTGAAGTTGCTTTACACCATATTGTTTAAGTGGTATGCTGATGAGTCTTACCGATTGAGGATACTCAAGAGGCTTGTTGATCGTCTTACCATTTCAAGGGAAAGTGCTTGTGAAGTAGATCTATATATGGAGATATTGATAATCTTGATGTGTGAGGAGCAGGAAATTGTTAGACCAGTCCTAACCATGATGAGGGAGGTTGCTGAACTTGCCAATGTTGACCGCGCCGCACTTTGGCATCAATTGTGTGCTATTGAAGATGAAATTATGCGCATTCGCGAGGAAAGGGAAGTGGAAAATGCCAGTATGGCTAAAGAAAAATCTATCATGTCCCAAAAGCTTAATGAATCGGAGGCTACTAATAACCGTCTCAAG TCTGAAATGAGGATTGAGATGGATCGTTTTGCTCGGGAAAGAAAGGAACTCGCGGAACAGATACAAGAAGTTGAGAGTCAACTTGATTGGCTACGGTCCGAGCGGGATGAGAAAATTGCTAAGCTCACTGCAGAAAAGAGAGCTATTCAAGATCGTCTGCATGATGCCGAGGCACAACTTTCCCAACTGAAATCACGGAAACGTGATGAATTGAAG AGAGTGATGAAGGAGAAAAATGCTCTTGCGGAAAGGTTGAAAAATGCTGAAGCTGCACGGAAAAGATTTGATGAGGAATTGAAACGGTATGCCACAGAAAAAGTGACCAGAGAGGAATTACGAAAATCACTTGAGGATGAAGTACGCCGCTTGACCCAAACAGTTGGCCAAACGGAAGAGGAGAAACGTGAAAAGGAGGAGCAGGTTGCTCGCTGTGAAGCTTTTATCGACGGAATGGAATCCAAGCTGGAGGCTTGCGAG CAATACATCCGTCAGCTTGAAGCATCACTTCAGGAAGAAATGTCTCGGCATGCCCCACTGTATGGAGCTGGCTTGGAAGCTTTATCAATGAATGAGTTGGAGACATTGTCACGTATTCATGAAGAAGGACTCAGACAGATCCACGTTATCCAACAGCGCAATGGAAGTCCAGCTGGTAGTCCTCTA
- the LOC101267123 gene encoding uncharacterized protein isoform X1 has product MKNSRNHHSAIETAVSSSSSAEQSHPAVAPPSMTSSPATSSSEKPTAPVEDVAASRDPTSVTAAVAEFVTVERRSAYGAVCKWAIANFTRVKARALWSKYFEVGGFDCRLLVYPKGDSQALPGYISVYLQIMDPRNTTSSKWDCFASYRLAIDNPTDSSKSIHRDSWHRFSSKKKSHGWCDFTPSNSILDPKLGFLFNNDCILITADILILNESVSFSRDNNELQSNSLSNVVVTASSGDVLSGKFTWKVHNFSLFKEMIKTQKIMSPVFPAGECNLRISVYQSAVNGVEYLSMCLESKDTEKTLISDRSCWCLFRMSVLNQKPGLNHMHRDSYGRFAADNKSGDNTSLGWNDYMKMVDFMGSDSGFLVDDTAVFSTSFHVIKELSSFSKNGGLVGVRNGGGSRKSDGHMGKFTWRIENFTRLKDILKKRKITGLCIKSRRFQIGNRDCRLIVYPRGQSQPPCHLSVFLEVTDSRNSNSDWSCFVSHRLSVVNQKMEEKSVTKESQNRYSKAAKDWGWREFVTLTSLFDQDSGFLVQDTVVFSAEVLILKESSIVQESVVEDIELANAGAHLDEAGKRSSFTWKVENFLSFKEIMETRKIFSKYFQAGGCELRIGVYESFDTICIYLESDQSIGSDPEKNFWVKYRMAILNQKSHSKTVWKESSICTKTWNNSVLQFMKIPEMLESDAGFLVRDTVVFVCEILDCCPWFDFADLEVLASDDDQDALTTDPDELIDSEDSEGISDEEDIFRNLLSGAGFHLTYGDNPSQPQVTLREKLLMDAGAIAGFLTGLRVYLDDPAKVKRLLLPTNISGCSDGKKVNKNDKSSPSLMNLLMGVKVLQQAIVDLLLDIMVECCQPSEGSSSSGSSEVNPKTFPNGNGAGSQLGSDRANGANEPLQLYTHDRLDTVTDESMNSSAVQSSDIDGINAHERAFNGKPMHPHPPETSAGGSSENPSLRTKTKWPEQSEELLGLIVNSLRALDGAVPQGCPEPRRRPQSAEKIALVLDKAPKHLQPDLVALVPKLVEHSEHPLAAYALLERLQKPDAEPALMIPVFGALGQLECSSDVWERVLFQSFDLLVDSIDEPLAATVDFIFKAALHCHHLPEAVRAVRIRLKKLGNEVSPCVLDYLSRTVNSCSDVAKAILRDIDCENKSGDNCSAVPCGIFLFGESCHTSERPREVDEQAFLSNHHFSDIYILIDMLSIQCLALEASQTFERTVARGAIVAQSVAMVLERRFARRLNLTSQYVENFPHTDVIVEGETIEQLTAQRDDFTSILGLAETLALSRDPRVKGFVKLLYTILFKWYADESYRLRILKRLVDRLTISRESACEVDLYMEILIILMCEEQEIVRPVLTMMREVAELANVDRAALWHQLCAIEDEIMRIREEREVENASMAKEKSIMSQKLNESEATNNRLKSEMRIEMDRFARERKELAEQIQEVESQLDWLRSERDEKIAKLTAEKRAIQDRLHDAEAQLSQLKSRKRDELKRVMKEKNALAERLKNAEAARKRFDEELKRYATEKVTREELRKSLEDEVRRLTQTVGQTEEEKREKEEQVARCEAFIDGMESKLEACEQYIRQLEASLQEEMSRHAPLYGAGLEALSMNELETLSRIHEEGLRQIHVIQQRNGSPAGSPLVSPHNLPPTHALFPAPPPMAVGLPPSLVPNGVGIHSNGHGHANGSIGPWFNHS; this is encoded by the exons atgaaAAACAGCCGCAACCACCATTCCGCCATCGAAACGGCCgtttcttcatcatcatcagctGAGCAATCTCACCCGGCTGTTGCCCCACCTTCTATGACATCATCACCTGCCACCTCATCATCGGAGAAACCAACGGCACCGGTGGAGGATGTAGCTGCTTCTCGTGACCCTACCTCCGTCACTGCAGCGGTGGCGGAGTTTGTCACAGTTGAGCGGCGGAGTGCTTACGGCGCCGTTTGCAAATGGGCAATAGCCAATTTTACAAGAGTAAAGGCTAGGGCCTTATGGAGCAAGTACTTTGAAGTCGGCGGTTTCGATTGCCGTTTGCTAGTTTACCCTAAAGGTGACTCACAGGCATTGCCTGGTTATATTTCTGTATACCTTCAAATTATGGACCCTCGCAATACAACCTCGTCCAAATGGGACTGTTTTGCCAGTTATCGTCTTGCCATTGACAACCCTACTGATTCCTCAAAGTCCATTCATCGTGATTCATGGCATCGATTCTCTTCCAAAAAGAAATCTCATGGATGGTGTGATTTTACTCCTTCCAATTCCATATTAGACCCTAAATTAGGGTTTTTATTCAACAATGATTGCATTCTTATCACTGCTGATATACTTATACTTAATGAATCAGTTAGCTTTTCACGTGATAACAATGAATTGCAGTCAAATTCTCTTTCCAATGTAGTGGTTACTGCTTCCTCTGGGGATGTTCTTAGTGGGAAATTTACTTGGAAGGTTCATAATTTTAGCTTGTTTAAAGAAATGATAAAGACTCAGAAAATTATGAGCCCTGTGTTTCCAGCTGGGGAGTGTAATTTGAGGATTAGTGTGTATCAAAGCGCGGTAAATGGGGTTGAGTATTTGTCTATGTGTTTAGAGAGTAAGGATACAGAGAAGACATTGATTTCGGATCGAAGTTGTTGGTGCTTGTTTAGAATGTCAGTGTTGAATCAGAAGCCGGGCTTGAATCACATGCACCGGGATTCATATGGAAGGTTTGCTGCTGATAATAAGAGTGGGGATAACACAAGTTTGGGATGGAACGATTATATGAAAATGGTGGATTTTATGGGATCAGATTCAGGGTTCTTGGTAGATGACACTGCTGTTTTTAGCACTTCGTTCCATGTTATTAAAGAGCTTAGTAGCTTTTCGAAGAATGGGGGACTGGTTGGAGTGAGGAATGGGGGTGGTTCCAGGAAATCTGATGGTCACATGGGAAAGTTTACATGGAGGATTGAAAACTTCACAAGGTTGAAggatattttaaagaaaaggaAGATTACTGGGCTTTGCATAAAGAGCAGGAGGTTTCAGATTGGTAACCGGGATTGTCGGCTGATTGTTTACCCCAGAG GGCAGTCTCAGCCACCATGCCATCTTTCAGTGTTTCTTGAAGTTACAGATTCGAGGAACAGTAACAGTGATTGGAGTTGTTTTGTGAGCCATCGGTTGTCTGTTGTGAACCAAAAAATGGAGGAGAAGTCTGTCACCAAGGAATCTCAGAACCGATACTCTAAAGCTGCAAAAGACTGGGGTTGGCGTGAATTTGTGACTCTCACTAGTCTCTTTGATCAAGATTCTGGATTTCTCGTTCAGGATACAGTCGTGTTTTCTGCAGAAGTCCTTATCTTGAAGGAGTCGTCCATCGTTCAAGAATCGGTAGTTGAGGATATTGAGCTAGCAAATGCTGGTGCTCATCTGGACGAAGCTGGGAAAAGAAGTTCATTTACTTGGAAGGTGGAGAATTTCTTGTCCTTCAAAGAGATAATGGAAACACGGAAAATATTTAGCAAATATTTCCAAGCAGGTGGATGTGAGCTTCGTATTG GTGTATATGAATCTTTTGACACTATATGTATTTATCTGGAGAGTGATCAGTCTATTGGCAGTGATCCGGAGAAGAATTTTTGGGTTAAATACAGGATGGCGATTCTGAACCAGAAAAGTCATTCTAAAACTGTATGGAAGGAGTCCTCCATTTGCACTAAAACTTGGAATAATTCTGTTCTTCAATTCATGAAGATACCAGAGATGTTGGAATCAGATGCGGGGTTTCTTGTACGTGATACAGTTGTCTTTGTGTGTGAAATTTTGGACTGTTGCCCTTGGTTTGACTTTGCTGACCTAGAG GTGTTGGCTTCTGACGATGATCAAGATGCTCTGACAACTGACCCTGATGAGCTCATTGACTCAGAAGATAGCGAAGGGATCAGTGATGAAGAAGATATCTTCAGAAATCTTCTCTCTGGAGCTGGGTTTCACCTCACATATGGGGATAATCCATCGCAGCCACAGGTCACTCTAAGGGAGAAACTCCTTATGGATGCCGGTGCAATAGCTGGGTTCTTGACGGGACTTCGTGTGTATCTTGATGACCCTGCTAAAGTAAAGCGTCTACTCCTTCCTACTAATATATCTGGTTGTAGTGATGGAAAGAAGGTAAATAAGAATGACAAATCCTCCCCCAGCTTGATGAACTTGCTGATGGGGGTAAAAGTGTTGCAGCAAGCAATCGTTGATCTACTGTTGGATATTATGGTTGAATGTTGCCAACCCTCCGAGGGAAGTTCGAGTAGTGGGTCATCTGAAGTGAATCCTAAAACTTTTCCAAATGGAAATGGAGCAGGTAGTCAATTGGGGTCTGATAGAGCTAATGGTGCAAATGAACCTTTGCAACTTTACACCCATGATAGACTGGATACGGTGACGGATGAGAGCATGAACTCATCTGCTGTTCAGAGCTCAGATATTGATGGGATTAATGCACATGAAAGGGCATTCAACGGGAAACCTATGCATCCGCATCCGCCAGAAACATCTGCTGGCGGTTCCTCTGAAAATCCTTCCCTTCGTACTAAG ACCAAATGGCCAGAGCAGTCTGAGGAGCTTCTTGGACTGATAGTGAACTCCCTAAGAGCACTTGATGGAGCTGTTCCACAAGGTTGTCCTGAGCCGAGGAGGAGGCCACAGTCAGCCGAAAAGATAGCCCTTGTATTGGATAAAGCTCCGAAGCATCTACAGCCGGACCTAGTTGCTTTGGTTCCAAAATTGGTTGAGCATTCAGAACATCCACTTGCTGCTTATGCGCTTCTAGAACGACTTCAGAAGCCAGATGCTGAACCTGCATTAATGATTCCA GTCTTTGGTGCACTCGGGCAGTTGGAGTGTAGCAGTGATGTGTGGGAACGTGTCCTTTTCCAGTCATTTGATCTTTTAGTGGATTCCATTGATGAACCTCTTGCTGCAACTGTTGACTTCATATTCAAGGCTGCACTGCATTGTCATCATCTTCCAGAAGCA GTCAGAGCTGTACGTATCCGGCTGAAAAAACTAGGCAATGAAGTCTCCCCATGTGTTCTTGATTATTTGAGCCGAACTGTAAATAGCTGTTCAGATGTTGCTAAAGCTATTCTAAGAGATATTGACTGCGAGAATAAGTCTGGTGATAATTGCTCGGCTGTACCATGTGGGATTTTCTTATTTGGTGAAAGTTGTCATACTTCTGAAAGACCACGTGAAGTGGATGAGCAAGCTTTCCTTTCCAATCATCATTTTTCCGATATTTATATACTCATTGATATGTTATCAATTCAATGTCTTGCCCTTGAAGCTTCCCAAACATTTGAGAGAACTGTAGCTCGAGGGGCTATTGTGGCTCAGTCTGTAGCCATGGTCTTGGAAAGACGTTTTGCCCGGAGATTAAATTTGACCTCTCAATATGTTGAAAATTTTCCGCATACTGACGTGATTGTGGAAGGGGAAACGATTGAGCAATTGACAGCCCAGCGAGATGATTTTACATCAATTCTTGGTCTTGCTGAGACATTGGCACTCTCTAGAGATCCACGTGTAAAAGGTTTTGTGAAGTTGCTTTACACCATATTGTTTAAGTGGTATGCTGATGAGTCTTACCGATTGAGGATACTCAAGAGGCTTGTTGATCGTCTTACCATTTCAAGGGAAAGTGCTTGTGAAGTAGATCTATATATGGAGATATTGATAATCTTGATGTGTGAGGAGCAGGAAATTGTTAGACCAGTCCTAACCATGATGAGGGAGGTTGCTGAACTTGCCAATGTTGACCGCGCCGCACTTTGGCATCAATTGTGTGCTATTGAAGATGAAATTATGCGCATTCGCGAGGAAAGGGAAGTGGAAAATGCCAGTATGGCTAAAGAAAAATCTATCATGTCCCAAAAGCTTAATGAATCGGAGGCTACTAATAACCGTCTCAAG TCTGAAATGAGGATTGAGATGGATCGTTTTGCTCGGGAAAGAAAGGAACTCGCGGAACAGATACAAGAAGTTGAGAGTCAACTTGATTGGCTACGGTCCGAGCGGGATGAGAAAATTGCTAAGCTCACTGCAGAAAAGAGAGCTATTCAAGATCGTCTGCATGATGCCGAGGCACAACTTTCCCAACTGAAATCACGGAAACGTGATGAATTGAAG AGAGTGATGAAGGAGAAAAATGCTCTTGCGGAAAGGTTGAAAAATGCTGAAGCTGCACGGAAAAGATTTGATGAGGAATTGAAACGGTATGCCACAGAAAAAGTGACCAGAGAGGAATTACGAAAATCACTTGAGGATGAAGTACGCCGCTTGACCCAAACAGTTGGCCAAACGGAAGAGGAGAAACGTGAAAAGGAGGAGCAGGTTGCTCGCTGTGAAGCTTTTATCGACGGAATGGAATCCAAGCTGGAGGCTTGCGAG CAATACATCCGTCAGCTTGAAGCATCACTTCAGGAAGAAATGTCTCGGCATGCCCCACTGTATGGAGCTGGCTTGGAAGCTTTATCAATGAATGAGTTGGAGACATTGTCACGTATTCATGAAGAAGGACTCAGACAGATCCACGTTATCCAACAGCGCAATGGAAGTCCAGCTGGTAGTCCTCTAGTAAGCCCCCACAATCTTCCACCCACTCATGCTTTGTTTCCTGCTCCTCCTCCAATGGCTGTTGGACTGCCCCCATCCCTTGTTCCGAATGGTGTTGGGATCCACAGCAATGGGCATGGACATGCAAATGGTTCGATTGGACCCTGGTTCAATCATTCTTGA